The following are from one region of the Flavimobilis soli genome:
- a CDS encoding alpha/beta fold hydrolase, which yields MAFITTGTENSTNIEIYYEDHGPADAAPVVLIHGYPLDGRSWERQTRVLLEAGHRVIAYDRRGFGKSSQPATGYDYDTFAADLHTLLETLDLHDVTLVGFSMGTGEVARYVSTYGTTRLRALGFLASLEPFLLQTDDNPTGLPQPGFDDIAATARADRFAWFTAFFDNFYNLDETLGSRISEEALRASWATAAASAPDAAYAVVPTWLTDFRVDLPAVRESGLPTLILHGTADRILPIDATGRPFRDALPDATYVEIDGAPHGLLWTHADDVNAALLELLAR from the coding sequence ATGGCCTTCATCACCACCGGCACCGAGAACTCCACGAACATCGAGATCTACTACGAGGACCACGGCCCCGCCGACGCCGCGCCCGTCGTCCTCATCCACGGCTACCCGCTCGACGGGCGTTCCTGGGAGCGCCAGACGCGCGTCCTCCTCGAGGCCGGCCACCGCGTCATCGCGTACGACCGCCGCGGCTTCGGCAAGTCCAGCCAGCCCGCGACCGGCTACGACTACGACACCTTCGCCGCCGACCTCCACACCCTCCTCGAGACGCTCGACCTCCACGACGTCACGCTCGTCGGCTTCTCGATGGGCACCGGCGAGGTCGCCCGCTACGTCTCCACGTACGGCACCACCCGCCTCCGCGCACTCGGCTTCCTCGCCTCGCTCGAGCCGTTCCTGCTCCAGACCGACGACAACCCGACCGGCCTCCCCCAGCCCGGCTTCGACGACATCGCGGCGACCGCCCGCGCCGACCGCTTCGCGTGGTTCACCGCCTTCTTCGACAACTTCTACAACCTCGACGAGACGCTCGGCTCCCGCATCAGCGAGGAGGCCCTGCGCGCCAGCTGGGCCACCGCCGCCGCGAGCGCGCCCGACGCCGCGTACGCCGTCGTCCCGACGTGGCTCACCGACTTCCGCGTGGACCTCCCCGCCGTCCGCGAGTCCGGCCTGCCGACCCTCATCCTCCACGGCACCGCCGACCGCATCCTCCCGATCGACGCGACCGGACGACCGTTCCGCGACGCCCTCCCCGACGCGACGTACGTCGAGATCGACGGCGCACCCCACGGCCTGCTGTGGACGCACGCCGACGACGTCAACGCGGCACTGCTCGAGCTTCTCGCCCGTTGA
- a CDS encoding GOLPH3/VPS74 family protein, whose protein sequence is MLIVEDIALLLTDDATGRGLVDSSRLDLALAGGLLLDMIGAGVARISGPGDEVRAGRVVLTGSAPSGDPLVDGGVSLLAGRRPAKPADVLPRLHKGLRAAVYARLAERGIVRASQERVLGIFPTTRWPAVDSAHEARVRAALRDVLVVGRTPTPLEASLIALLHAVGQVPKVVATDEVPRRELARRAKTVATGNVGGAAVASAIAAVQAGLTAAMVATTAAASS, encoded by the coding sequence ATGCTCATCGTCGAGGACATCGCCCTGCTGCTGACCGACGACGCGACGGGGCGCGGCCTCGTCGACTCGAGCCGCCTCGACCTTGCGCTCGCGGGTGGCCTCCTCCTTGACATGATCGGTGCCGGGGTGGCGCGGATCAGCGGGCCGGGTGACGAGGTCAGGGCGGGACGTGTCGTGCTGACGGGGTCTGCGCCTTCGGGTGATCCGCTTGTTGACGGTGGTGTCTCGCTCCTCGCGGGACGCCGCCCGGCCAAGCCGGCGGACGTCCTGCCGAGGCTCCACAAGGGGCTGCGCGCAGCGGTGTACGCGCGCCTCGCGGAGCGAGGCATCGTCCGCGCCTCTCAGGAGCGGGTCCTCGGCATCTTCCCGACGACGCGCTGGCCCGCGGTCGACTCCGCGCACGAGGCGCGCGTCCGGGCCGCGCTGCGGGACGTGCTCGTCGTCGGGCGGACGCCGACGCCGCTCGAGGCGTCCCTGATCGCGCTCCTGCACGCCGTCGGCCAGGTGCCGAAGGTCGTCGCGACCGACGAGGTGCCGCGGCGCGAGCTCGCGCGCCGTGCGAAGACCGTCGCGACGGGCAACGTCGGAGGTGCGGCGGTCGCCAGCGCGATCGCCGCCGTCCAGGCCGGGCTCACCGCCGCGATGGTGGCGACGACGGCTGCGGCGTCGAGCTGA
- a CDS encoding MerR family transcriptional regulator, with the protein MAPQQYGETSVDGEPAEPVELAAARAKPGVAVAVVAKRLGVAPATLRTWDRRYGLGPSERSAGSHRRYTRDDVLRLMVMRRLTLEGVAPADAAKAALEADIEVERARRASAVSAQHEARRSAATLSEPEQQGPSDSKVVHFARSAAPSRTSTPADVVDAALAHDADATAELLMIAPGSDILTWWTQLVVPALTKLGERTVLAKPGEAPLQVLSSAAMRAIRVRQSAQENESGSPHPSQMRRIVLIFTPPDEPQPLAAHALAAALMSKGVMARIVMGPAGAHRAQEVVTMVRPAAVVLITQMVRPDLAVVGQLCDGNPELPVFVAVADDTAAEDLPKSSQVQRVRSFSGLFHEVCAVATQP; encoded by the coding sequence ATGGCCCCACAGCAGTACGGCGAGACGTCGGTCGACGGCGAGCCTGCCGAGCCCGTCGAGCTGGCTGCAGCACGGGCGAAGCCGGGCGTCGCGGTCGCCGTCGTGGCGAAGCGCCTCGGTGTCGCTCCGGCGACGCTCCGCACGTGGGACCGCCGCTACGGCCTCGGCCCGTCGGAACGCTCCGCCGGCTCCCACCGCCGGTACACGCGGGACGACGTCCTGCGGCTGATGGTCATGCGGCGCCTGACGCTCGAGGGCGTCGCTCCCGCCGACGCCGCCAAGGCGGCCCTCGAGGCGGACATCGAGGTCGAGCGGGCTCGCCGCGCGAGCGCCGTCTCGGCGCAGCACGAGGCCCGCCGCTCCGCAGCCACCCTGAGCGAGCCCGAGCAGCAGGGACCGTCAGACTCGAAGGTCGTGCACTTCGCGCGCTCTGCGGCTCCGAGCCGCACCTCGACCCCTGCTGACGTCGTCGACGCGGCGCTCGCGCACGACGCCGACGCGACCGCAGAGCTGCTGATGATCGCGCCCGGCTCGGACATCCTCACGTGGTGGACGCAGCTCGTCGTCCCCGCCCTGACGAAGCTCGGCGAACGCACCGTCCTCGCCAAGCCTGGCGAGGCTCCGCTCCAGGTCCTCTCGAGCGCGGCGATGCGCGCCATCCGCGTGCGCCAGTCGGCCCAGGAGAACGAGTCCGGATCGCCGCACCCGAGCCAGATGCGCCGCATCGTGCTGATCTTCACGCCGCCGGACGAGCCCCAGCCGCTCGCGGCGCACGCTCTCGCGGCCGCGCTCATGTCGAAGGGCGTCATGGCCCGCATCGTCATGGGCCCCGCGGGCGCGCACCGCGCGCAGGAGGTCGTCACGATGGTGCGCCCTGCCGCCGTCGTCCTCATCACGCAGATGGTGCGCCCCGACCTCGCGGTCGTGGGCCAGCTCTGCGACGGGAACCCGGAGCTGCCGGTGTTCGTCGCGGTCGCCGACGACACCGCTGCGGAGGACCTGCCGAAGTCGTCGCAGGTCCAGCGCGTGCGCAGCTTCTCCGGCCTGTTCCACGAGGTGTGCGCGGTCGCGACGCAGCCCTGA
- a CDS encoding TetR/AcrR family transcriptional regulator — protein sequence MSETSTRDAVVATADDLFYRRGIQAVGMDELRTAAGVSLKRLYSEFKSKDEIVQAVLARRTGVWQECVSSRVDAAASARDKLLAIYDYLVEWTAEEEFRGCGFVNTFGEIGALNEDVADAVRAHKEGFAAYVRGLAVDAGLGPDVAEQLVLLAEGVQTMAAVTHDPRWADAARAAAATLIDAGLAARG from the coding sequence ATGAGCGAGACCAGCACCCGCGACGCCGTCGTCGCGACGGCGGACGACCTCTTCTACCGTCGCGGCATCCAGGCCGTCGGCATGGACGAGCTCCGCACCGCGGCGGGGGTGTCGCTCAAGCGCCTGTACAGCGAGTTCAAGTCGAAGGACGAGATCGTCCAGGCGGTGCTCGCGCGCCGCACGGGCGTCTGGCAGGAGTGCGTCTCGAGCCGCGTCGACGCCGCGGCGTCGGCGCGCGACAAGCTCCTCGCGATCTACGACTACCTCGTCGAATGGACCGCCGAGGAGGAGTTCCGAGGCTGCGGCTTCGTCAACACGTTCGGCGAGATCGGTGCCCTCAACGAGGACGTCGCGGACGCCGTCCGCGCGCACAAGGAGGGCTTCGCCGCATACGTGCGCGGCCTCGCCGTCGACGCAGGGCTCGGGCCCGACGTCGCGGAGCAGCTCGTCCTGCTCGCCGAAGGGGTGCAGACGATGGCTGCCGTGACGCACGACCCGCGCTGGGCCGACGCCGCGCGAGCGGCCGCCGCGACGCTCATCGACGCCGGGCTCGCAGCCCGCGGGTAG
- a CDS encoding VOC family protein, which yields MAHGDITHIDIPVSDLDAASSFYSGLFGWQIDTMPGFEDYPMWRAPNQISGGGLAPRDEEFTVPRSYVEVDSIEDTLAKATSLGGTVVKEKQAISEASWWAVFADRDGNHIGLYEDHTPPDEG from the coding sequence ATGGCGCACGGCGACATCACACACATCGACATCCCGGTCAGCGACCTCGACGCAGCGAGCTCGTTCTACTCCGGCCTGTTCGGCTGGCAGATCGACACGATGCCGGGGTTCGAGGACTACCCCATGTGGCGGGCACCGAACCAGATCAGCGGAGGCGGGCTCGCCCCGCGCGACGAGGAGTTCACGGTCCCGCGCAGCTACGTCGAGGTCGACTCGATCGAGGACACCCTCGCCAAGGCGACGAGCCTCGGCGGCACGGTCGTCAAGGAGAAGCAGGCGATCAGCGAGGCCTCCTGGTGGGCTGTGTTCGCCGACAGGGACGGCAACCACATCGGTCTCTACGAGGACCACACCCCGCCCGACGAAGGCTGA
- a CDS encoding WhiB family transcriptional regulator yields the protein MTEVTRLPGPVMELWEWQYQGSCRDIDDTLFFHPEGERGAARRRRADAAKAICAECPVLVQCREQALAIREPYGVWGGLSEEDRAAIFADPRRAEAATRRVHVG from the coding sequence ATGACGGAAGTCACTCGCCTGCCTGGCCCGGTGATGGAGCTGTGGGAGTGGCAGTACCAGGGCTCGTGCCGTGACATCGACGACACGCTGTTCTTCCACCCCGAGGGTGAGCGCGGCGCTGCACGCCGCCGTCGCGCCGACGCCGCCAAGGCGATCTGCGCCGAGTGCCCCGTCCTCGTGCAGTGCCGCGAGCAGGCGCTCGCGATCCGCGAGCCTTACGGCGTCTGGGGCGGCCTGAGCGAGGAGGACCGCGCAGCGATCTTCGCCGACCCGCGCCGCGCCGAGGCGGCCACCCGCCGCGTCCACGTCGGCTGA
- the tsaD gene encoding tRNA (adenosine(37)-N6)-threonylcarbamoyltransferase complex transferase subunit TsaD: MDDVSEPLVLGIETSCDETGVALVRGRELLVDAVASSMDEHARFGGIIPEVASRAHLEAMVPTISKALGEADVDLSEVDAIAVTAGPGLVGPLTIGASAAKALAVALNKPLYGVNHVIGHAAVDELVHGEFPERALALVVSGGHSSLLLVDDIATKVTELGQTLDDAAGEAFDKVGRLLGLPYPGGPHIDRLAREGDPEAIRFPRALTLPKDQAEHAYDFSFSGLKTAVARWVEAKQDAGEEIPLNDVAASFAAAVADVLTAKTIRACQLHDVDTLVIGGGFSANSQLRDMATERCAAAGIELRIPPIRYCTDNGAMIAALGSALVRAGVGPSQLDIPVDSSMPLTITHV, encoded by the coding sequence ATGGACGACGTGAGCGAACCCCTCGTCCTTGGTATCGAGACGTCCTGCGACGAGACCGGCGTCGCCCTCGTCCGCGGCCGCGAGCTGCTCGTCGACGCCGTCGCGTCGTCGATGGACGAGCACGCCCGCTTCGGCGGCATCATCCCGGAGGTCGCGAGCCGCGCCCACCTCGAGGCGATGGTCCCCACGATCAGCAAGGCCCTGGGCGAGGCCGACGTCGACCTGTCCGAGGTCGACGCGATCGCCGTCACCGCGGGCCCCGGCCTCGTGGGACCGCTGACGATCGGCGCGTCCGCCGCGAAGGCGCTCGCGGTCGCGCTGAACAAGCCGCTGTACGGCGTCAACCACGTGATCGGGCACGCGGCCGTCGACGAGCTGGTTCACGGTGAGTTCCCCGAACGTGCCTTGGCCCTCGTCGTCTCCGGCGGCCACTCGTCGCTCCTGCTCGTCGACGACATCGCGACGAAGGTCACCGAGCTCGGCCAGACGCTCGACGACGCCGCGGGCGAGGCCTTCGACAAGGTCGGGCGCCTGCTCGGCCTGCCGTACCCCGGCGGACCGCACATCGATCGTCTCGCGCGTGAGGGCGACCCGGAGGCGATCCGTTTCCCGCGTGCGCTCACGCTCCCGAAGGACCAGGCGGAGCACGCCTACGACTTCTCGTTCTCGGGCCTCAAGACGGCCGTGGCACGCTGGGTCGAGGCGAAGCAGGACGCGGGCGAGGAGATCCCGCTGAACGACGTCGCGGCGTCGTTCGCCGCGGCCGTCGCCGACGTGCTCACCGCGAAGACGATCCGCGCCTGCCAGCTCCACGACGTCGACACGCTCGTGATCGGTGGCGGGTTCTCCGCGAACTCGCAGCTGCGAGACATGGCCACCGAGCGGTGCGCGGCGGCGGGCATCGAGCTGCGCATCCCGCCGATCCGCTACTGCACCGACAACGGCGCGATGATCGCCGCGCTCGGCTCGGCGCTCGTGCGCGCGGGCGTCGGGCCGTCGCAGCTCGACATCCCCGTCGACTCGTCGATGCCGCTGACGATCACGCACGTCTGA
- a CDS encoding class I SAM-dependent methyltransferase, whose amino-acid sequence MDPEALTRLLRPDGWAMLSAMPPYEEKLAMAMSQRLRAEGVDPGLVAAILTQSRLRTKARDKFGEFADGMLFTPDGLEQATRLPVAARHAQRFVAAGITKVADLTCGIGADAMAFAGVGLKVLATDIDEATAAIATVNLRFFPESEVRLGDGLATDLAAEGVEGVWADPARRKGGARIFDPRAYEPPLDAVWALRSQVPAMGIKVGPGIPHAGLPEDAETQWVSLDGHVLEATLWFGPVAPSGPGRSVLVLTSLPDGGLASRELAPVASDDDVEVGALGAYLFEPDGAVIRAGRVATAARELGGRLVDATIAYVTTDALPAGWSTPLPRGEAALATGYRVLDVMPFHLKKLRTYLRERGVGRLTIKKRGTAVVPEQLRKQLDLRGPSEGHVVLTRIAGAQHVIVVEPLPRPRSEV is encoded by the coding sequence ATGGATCCTGAGGCGCTCACCCGGCTGCTCCGACCTGACGGGTGGGCCATGCTCAGCGCGATGCCGCCCTACGAGGAAAAGCTCGCGATGGCGATGTCCCAGCGGCTCCGCGCGGAGGGCGTCGACCCGGGCCTCGTGGCAGCGATCCTCACGCAGTCCCGCCTGCGCACCAAGGCCCGCGACAAGTTCGGCGAGTTCGCCGACGGCATGCTCTTCACCCCTGACGGCCTCGAGCAGGCGACCCGGCTGCCCGTCGCCGCCCGGCACGCCCAGCGCTTCGTCGCGGCGGGCATCACCAAGGTCGCGGACCTCACGTGCGGCATCGGAGCGGACGCGATGGCGTTCGCGGGCGTCGGCCTCAAGGTCCTCGCGACCGACATCGACGAGGCGACCGCCGCGATCGCGACCGTCAACCTGCGCTTCTTCCCCGAGTCCGAGGTGCGCCTCGGCGACGGCCTCGCGACCGACCTCGCCGCCGAGGGCGTCGAGGGCGTCTGGGCCGACCCGGCCCGCCGCAAGGGCGGCGCCCGCATCTTCGACCCGCGCGCGTACGAGCCGCCGCTCGACGCCGTGTGGGCCCTGCGCTCGCAGGTGCCCGCGATGGGCATCAAGGTCGGCCCTGGCATCCCCCACGCGGGCCTGCCCGAGGACGCCGAGACGCAGTGGGTCTCCCTCGACGGCCACGTGCTCGAGGCGACGCTCTGGTTCGGCCCGGTCGCGCCGTCGGGCCCCGGACGCTCCGTCCTCGTCCTCACGTCGCTGCCCGACGGCGGCCTCGCCTCCCGAGAACTCGCACCGGTGGCGTCGGACGACGACGTCGAGGTCGGCGCCCTCGGCGCCTACCTGTTCGAGCCCGACGGCGCGGTCATCCGCGCCGGCCGCGTCGCGACCGCGGCGCGCGAGCTCGGCGGCCGCCTCGTCGACGCGACGATCGCGTACGTCACGACCGACGCCCTCCCCGCCGGCTGGTCGACGCCGCTCCCCCGCGGCGAGGCCGCTCTCGCGACCGGCTACCGCGTCCTCGACGTCATGCCGTTCCACCTCAAGAAGCTGCGCACCTACCTGCGCGAGCGCGGCGTCGGGCGCCTGACCATCAAGAAGCGCGGCACCGCCGTCGTCCCCGAGCAGCTGCGCAAGCAGCTCGACCTGCGCGGCCCGAGCGAGGGCCACGTCGTCCTCACCCGCATCGCGGGTGCCCAGCACGTCATCGTCGTCGAGCCGCTCCCGCGGCCACGCTCGGAGGTCTGA
- the guaB gene encoding IMP dehydrogenase: protein MTEPLSAAAPHNPFGFEGLTYDDVLLLPNETDVIPSEVDTTARLTREITMKVPLLSAAMDTVTESRMAIAMARQGGIGILHRNLSIEAQAKQVDLVKRSESGMITDPVTVSPDATLAELDALCGQYRVSGLPVIDADGRLVGIITNRDLRFVPPSDFPNRKVHEVMTAMPLVTGPVGISREDAAALLGKNRIEKLPLVDDDGRLQGLITVKDFVKTEQYPDATKDPDGRLRVGAAIGFFGDALDRAGALRDAGVDVLVADTANGHARLMLEMITKLKNDPYFKDVQVIGGNVATRAGAQALVDAGADGVKVGVGPGSICTTRVVAGVGVPQVTAIYEASLACRPAGVPVIGDGGLQYSGDIAKALVAGADTVMLGSLLAGCDESPGDLVFINGKQFKLYRGMGSIGAMASRGKKVSYSKDRYFQADVASDDKIVPEGIEGQVPYRGPLGAVAYQLVGGLHQSMFYVGAHTIPELQERGKFVRITAAGLKESHPHDIQMTVEAPNYTGR from the coding sequence GTGACTGAGCCTCTCTCCGCCGCCGCCCCGCACAACCCCTTCGGATTCGAGGGGCTGACGTACGACGACGTCCTGCTCCTCCCGAACGAGACCGACGTGATCCCCTCCGAGGTGGACACGACCGCGCGCCTGACGCGCGAGATCACGATGAAGGTCCCGCTGCTCTCCGCTGCGATGGACACCGTCACCGAGTCGCGCATGGCGATCGCCATGGCGCGCCAGGGCGGCATCGGGATCCTGCACCGCAACCTGTCGATCGAGGCTCAGGCCAAGCAGGTCGACCTCGTCAAGCGTTCCGAGTCCGGGATGATCACGGACCCTGTCACGGTCAGCCCGGATGCGACGCTCGCCGAGCTCGACGCGCTGTGCGGCCAGTACCGCGTCTCCGGTCTTCCGGTCATCGACGCGGACGGTCGCCTGGTCGGCATCATCACGAACCGTGACCTGCGCTTCGTCCCGCCGTCGGACTTCCCGAACCGCAAGGTCCACGAGGTCATGACGGCGATGCCGCTCGTCACCGGTCCGGTCGGCATCTCCCGCGAGGACGCGGCGGCGCTGCTCGGCAAGAACCGCATCGAGAAGCTTCCGCTCGTCGACGACGACGGTCGCCTGCAAGGCCTCATCACGGTCAAGGACTTCGTCAAGACGGAGCAGTACCCGGACGCGACGAAGGACCCGGACGGCCGCCTGCGCGTCGGTGCGGCGATCGGCTTCTTCGGTGACGCCCTCGACCGCGCTGGTGCGCTGCGCGACGCGGGTGTCGACGTGCTCGTCGCCGACACGGCGAACGGCCACGCGCGTCTCATGCTCGAGATGATCACGAAGCTGAAGAACGACCCGTACTTCAAGGACGTGCAGGTCATCGGTGGCAACGTCGCGACGCGTGCGGGTGCGCAGGCGCTCGTGGACGCGGGCGCCGACGGCGTGAAGGTCGGCGTCGGCCCGGGCTCGATCTGCACGACGCGCGTCGTCGCCGGTGTGGGCGTGCCGCAGGTGACGGCGATCTACGAGGCGTCGCTCGCGTGCCGCCCGGCGGGCGTGCCGGTCATCGGTGACGGCGGCCTGCAGTACTCGGGTGACATCGCGAAGGCGCTCGTCGCGGGTGCGGACACGGTCATGCTCGGCTCGCTCCTCGCGGGCTGCGACGAGTCGCCCGGCGACCTGGTGTTCATCAACGGCAAGCAGTTCAAGCTGTACCGCGGCATGGGCTCGATCGGGGCGATGGCGTCGCGTGGCAAAAAGGTTTCGTACTCGAAGGACCGCTACTTCCAGGCGGACGTCGCGTCGGACGACAAGATCGTCCCCGAGGGCATCGAGGGGCAGGTCCCGTACCGTGGCCCGCTCGGCGCTGTCGCGTACCAGCTGGTCGGCGGGCTGCACCAGTCGATGTTCTACGTCGGTGCGCACACGATCCCCGAGCTGCAGGAGCGCGGGAAGTTCGTCCGCATCACGGCGGCCGGGCTCAAGGAGTCGCACCCGCACGACATCCAGATGACGGTCGAGGCGCCCAACTACACGGGTCGCTGA
- a CDS encoding glutamate--cysteine ligase: MHIPFAKSARSTVGIEWELALVDKDSGDLRQVAQTVLDAVAPPDGAQHPHIRQELLLNTVEVVSGVATTVRGAGDDLERSIDEIREVIDPLRAELMCAGTHPFARWAQQKVTDKERYATLIDRTQWWGRQMLIYGVHVHVGIEDRDKVLPISRAMLAYFGHLQCLSASSPFWGGKDTGYASNRALMFQQLPTAGLPFQFERWEELEGYVADMMHTGVIDQFDEVRWDLRPSPRFGTLETRIADGASNITEVLALAALNHCLVEHLSTQLDEGKELPTIQPWFAQENKWRSARYGMDAILILDKDGEEELVRDSVTKLLKELEPVAARLGCLDELDDVHMILRKGAGYQRQRAVARRNGGELDAVVRSLVAEMRAGRPI; encoded by the coding sequence ATGCACATCCCGTTCGCGAAGTCCGCACGCTCGACCGTCGGCATCGAGTGGGAGCTCGCGCTCGTCGACAAGGACTCCGGCGACCTGCGGCAGGTCGCGCAGACCGTGCTCGACGCCGTCGCGCCGCCCGACGGCGCGCAGCACCCGCACATCCGCCAAGAGCTGCTGCTCAACACCGTCGAGGTCGTCTCGGGCGTCGCGACGACCGTGCGCGGTGCAGGCGACGACCTCGAGCGCTCGATCGACGAGATCCGCGAGGTGATCGACCCGCTGCGCGCCGAGCTCATGTGCGCGGGCACGCACCCGTTCGCGCGGTGGGCGCAGCAGAAGGTCACCGACAAGGAGCGCTACGCGACGCTCATCGACCGCACCCAGTGGTGGGGCCGGCAGATGCTCATCTACGGCGTGCACGTCCACGTCGGCATCGAGGACCGCGACAAGGTGCTGCCGATCTCCCGCGCGATGCTCGCGTACTTCGGCCACCTGCAGTGCCTCTCGGCGTCGAGCCCGTTCTGGGGCGGCAAGGACACCGGCTACGCGTCCAACCGCGCGCTCATGTTCCAGCAGCTGCCCACGGCCGGCCTGCCGTTCCAGTTCGAGCGCTGGGAGGAGCTCGAGGGCTACGTCGCCGACATGATGCACACGGGCGTCATCGACCAGTTCGACGAGGTGCGCTGGGACCTGCGCCCGTCCCCGCGCTTCGGCACGCTCGAGACGCGCATCGCCGACGGCGCCTCCAACATCACCGAGGTGCTCGCGCTCGCCGCGCTCAACCACTGCCTCGTGGAGCACCTGTCGACGCAGCTCGACGAGGGCAAGGAGCTCCCGACGATCCAGCCGTGGTTCGCGCAGGAGAACAAGTGGCGCTCGGCGCGCTACGGCATGGACGCGATCCTCATCCTCGACAAGGACGGTGAGGAGGAGCTCGTGCGGGACTCCGTGACGAAGCTCCTCAAGGAGCTCGAGCCGGTCGCGGCGCGCCTCGGCTGCCTCGACGAGCTCGACGACGTGCACATGATCCTGCGCAAGGGCGCGGGCTACCAGCGGCAGCGCGCCGTCGCGCGGCGCAACGGCGGCGAGCTCGACGCGGTCGTGCGGTCGCTCGTGGCGGAGATGCGGGCGGGACGGCCGATCTAG
- a CDS encoding pseudouridine synthase translates to MSRRGRRPAPLPVRDGLNPTRVALPRDESWGSLVEFLEARFPADAARVREQVAAGEVVDELGRPYTLASPYPAGGLVFLFRDPPVEARVPFEVEVLHQDDDLVVVDKPHFLAVTPRGAWVAETVLVRLRRELGLPELSPAHRLDRPTAGVLVLTTRREVRGLYQNLFAQRAVAKVYEAVAPLRDDVDLPTVVRSRIVKQHGVMQAAQVPGEANAVTHVELLRPAPEGRGLYRLTPETGRTHQLRVHMASLGLPLVGDDLYPEVREVAPDDYSDPLQLLARSIAFDDPRTGERREFASRRALARA, encoded by the coding sequence GTGAGCAGGCGGGGGCGGCGCCCGGCGCCGCTGCCCGTGCGCGACGGTCTGAATCCGACGCGGGTCGCGCTGCCGCGCGACGAGTCGTGGGGCTCTCTCGTGGAGTTCCTCGAGGCGCGTTTCCCGGCTGACGCCGCGCGCGTGCGCGAGCAGGTCGCCGCGGGCGAGGTGGTCGACGAGCTCGGGCGCCCATACACGCTCGCGTCGCCGTACCCGGCGGGTGGGCTGGTGTTCCTGTTCCGGGACCCGCCCGTCGAGGCGCGCGTTCCGTTCGAGGTGGAGGTGCTCCACCAGGACGACGACCTCGTCGTCGTCGACAAGCCGCACTTCCTCGCGGTGACACCGCGAGGCGCGTGGGTCGCGGAGACGGTGCTCGTGCGGTTGCGCCGGGAGCTGGGGTTGCCGGAGCTGTCGCCCGCGCACCGGCTCGACCGCCCGACCGCGGGCGTGCTCGTGCTGACGACGCGGCGAGAGGTGCGCGGCCTCTACCAGAACCTGTTCGCGCAGCGCGCGGTCGCGAAGGTGTACGAGGCGGTCGCACCGCTGCGTGACGACGTGGACCTGCCGACGGTCGTGCGGTCGCGCATCGTCAAGCAGCACGGCGTCATGCAGGCGGCCCAGGTCCCGGGCGAGGCCAACGCAGTGACGCACGTCGAGCTGCTCCGGCCCGCGCCGGAGGGGCGCGGGCTGTACCGCCTGACGCCGGAGACGGGCCGCACGCACCAGCTGCGGGTGCACATGGCGTCGCTCGGGCTGCCGCTCGTCGGCGACGACCTGTACCCGGAGGTGCGCGAGGTCGCGCCGGACGACTACTCGGACCCACTGCAGCTTCTCGCCCGCTCGATCGCGTTCGACGACCCGCGCACGGGCGAGCGGCGCGAGTTCGCCTCGCGACGGGCGCTCGCGCGCGCCTGA
- the groES gene encoding co-chaperone GroES yields MSVPIKPLEDKIVVKAIEAELTTPSGLVIPDTAKEKPQEGEVLAVGPGRVDDNGNRIPLDVAVGDKVIYSKYGGTEVKYAGEEYLVLSARDVLAVVVG; encoded by the coding sequence GTGTCGGTCCCCATCAAGCCGCTCGAGGACAAGATCGTCGTCAAGGCGATCGAGGCTGAGCTCACCACGCCGTCCGGTCTGGTCATCCCGGACACCGCCAAGGAGAAGCCGCAGGAGGGCGAGGTCCTCGCTGTCGGCCCCGGCCGTGTCGACGACAACGGCAACCGCATCCCGCTCGACGTCGCTGTCGGTGACAAGGTCATCTACTCGAAGTACGGCGGCACCGAGGTCAAGTACGCGGGCGAGGAGTACCTCGTGCTCTCCGCGCGCGACGTCCTCGCTGTCGTGGTCGGCTGA